From a region of the Thermosipho melanesiensis BI429 genome:
- the eno gene encoding phosphopyruvate hydratase, whose translation MYIEIIDIYAREVLDSRGNPTVEVEVMLEDGSVGRAIVPSGASTGKFEALELRDKDSKRYGGKGVLKAIENVNEKIAPKLLGLNAYEQVSIDKTLLEIDGTENKSNIGANAILGVSMAVSRAVANSLQLPLYKYLGGVNAKVLPVPLMNVINGGAHADNNLDIQEFMIVPAGAPSFREALRYGAETFHALKRILKEAGHVTAVGDEGGFAPNLQNNEEAIQVLIRAIEKAGYVPGKDIYIALDVAASEFYNGETGKYFIDGTEKTSDELIEYYESLINKYPIISIEDPFDQEDWDSYRKFNEKVGKKVQIVGDDLYVTNVKRLEKGIELKATNSILIKLNQIGSVTETLNAIELAKTNNMTNVISHRSGETEDTFIADLAVATNAGQIKTGSLSRSERIAKYNQLLRIEEELGDAAEYKGIKAFYSIDR comes from the coding sequence ATGTACATTGAAATTATTGATATTTACGCAAGAGAAGTACTTGATTCCCGCGGAAATCCTACTGTTGAAGTTGAAGTTATGCTTGAAGATGGTTCTGTTGGTAGGGCTATTGTGCCTTCGGGTGCATCTACTGGAAAGTTTGAAGCATTGGAATTAAGAGATAAAGACAGTAAAAGATATGGAGGAAAAGGAGTATTAAAAGCAATTGAAAATGTGAATGAAAAGATAGCTCCAAAACTTTTGGGTTTAAATGCATATGAACAAGTATCTATTGATAAGACATTATTGGAGATTGATGGTACAGAGAATAAAAGTAACATAGGTGCTAACGCTATTTTAGGTGTATCGATGGCAGTATCAAGAGCGGTGGCAAATTCCTTACAGTTACCACTTTATAAATATCTTGGTGGAGTAAATGCAAAAGTATTGCCAGTTCCTTTGATGAATGTGATTAACGGTGGAGCACACGCGGATAATAACCTTGATATACAAGAATTTATGATAGTTCCAGCTGGAGCACCAAGCTTTAGAGAAGCGTTAAGATATGGTGCAGAAACTTTCCATGCACTTAAAAGGATTTTAAAAGAAGCAGGGCATGTAACTGCAGTTGGAGACGAGGGTGGATTTGCACCTAATCTTCAAAATAATGAAGAGGCAATTCAAGTTTTAATTCGAGCAATAGAAAAGGCAGGTTATGTTCCTGGAAAGGATATATATATTGCTTTAGATGTAGCAGCAAGTGAATTTTATAATGGAGAAACGGGAAAATATTTTATCGATGGAACTGAAAAGACTTCTGATGAGTTAATCGAATACTATGAATCATTAATAAATAAATATCCAATTATTTCAATTGAAGATCCATTTGATCAAGAAGATTGGGATTCATATAGAAAGTTTAATGAAAAAGTTGGCAAAAAAGTCCAAATTGTTGGTGATGACTTGTACGTAACAAATGTTAAAAGATTGGAAAAAGGTATAGAATTAAAGGCAACAAATTCAATATTAATTAAGTTAAATCAAATAGGTTCTGTTACCGAAACATTGAATGCAATTGAGCTTGCAAAAACCAACAATATGACAAATGTAATTTCTCACAGATCTGGTGAAACTGAAGATACATTTATAGCGGATCTAGCAGTTGCAACTAATGCAGGACAAATAAAAACTGGTTCTCTCTCAAGAAGTGAAAGAATAGCAAAATACAACCAATTATTAAGAATAGAAGAAGAACTGGGAGATGCAGCAGAATATAAAGGAATAAAGGCGTTTTATTCAATTGATAGATAA
- a CDS encoding S-layer homology domain-containing protein gives MKKLLVIITLVLVSAFIFAGLKDVPENHWAYDSVMMLQKAGIVTGYPDGTFRGVNNVTRYELAVFLARVMDLLEKDIQKVMVTVDVHENDIAALYEITGSLKKALANAVTKEEVEVLSKRLDVIDKDVIRIYEALSKKVSADDVEKMVNDSVDSINGQIEFLYKKITVSEENSKKYVDEKYNELAGKLLNVETNVNNAIPMLRNLVYQNAESIKNVDKKLVKYINVKMQSVDRKLKDVEEIKEFAQFNTDTLNGLAAKLGEVEYALRKQIEGVKKDVESVKKDVEGVKVATEENKKALETKAGKDELDAVAKKADSANTLSIVGLILGIVGVGLGVYAAFVKP, from the coding sequence ATGAAAAAATTGTTAGTTATTATCACTTTAGTATTAGTCTCAGCATTTATTTTCGCTGGACTAAAAGATGTACCTGAAAATCATTGGGCGTATGATTCTGTAATGATGCTTCAAAAGGCTGGTATTGTTACAGGGTATCCAGATGGAACATTTAGGGGGGTAAATAATGTAACAAGGTATGAACTTGCGGTATTTTTGGCAAGGGTAATGGATTTATTGGAAAAGGATATTCAAAAAGTTATGGTGACAGTTGATGTTCATGAAAACGATATTGCGGCATTGTATGAAATTACAGGAAGTTTAAAGAAAGCACTTGCAAATGCAGTTACAAAGGAAGAAGTAGAAGTATTATCAAAGAGGTTAGATGTTATTGATAAGGATGTTATTAGAATTTATGAAGCATTATCGAAAAAGGTATCTGCAGATGATGTAGAAAAAATGGTTAACGATTCAGTAGATTCAATTAATGGACAAATTGAATTTTTGTACAAAAAGATAACAGTTTCAGAAGAAAATTCAAAAAAATATGTAGATGAAAAATATAATGAACTTGCAGGGAAATTGTTGAATGTAGAAACAAACGTAAATAATGCAATTCCAATGTTAAGAAATTTAGTTTATCAAAATGCAGAGAGTATTAAAAATGTTGACAAAAAATTGGTAAAATATATTAATGTAAAGATGCAATCTGTTGATAGAAAATTAAAAGATGTAGAGGAGATAAAGGAGTTTGCACAATTCAATACAGATACACTAAATGGTCTTGCAGCAAAACTTGGTGAAGTAGAATATGCGTTAAGAAAGCAAATTGAAGGTGTTAAGAAAGATGTAGAAAGTGTTAAGAAAGATGTCGAAGGTGTTAAAGTAGCAACTGAAGAAAATAAGAAAGCATTAGAAACGAAAGCTGGTAAAGATGAATTAGATGCGGTTGCAAAGAAAGCAGATTCTGCAAATACACTTTCCATAGTTGGTTTAATTTTGGGAATTGTTGGTGTGGGTTTAGGTGTTTATGCGGCATTTGTTAAACCATAA
- the secG gene encoding preprotein translocase subunit SecG has translation MKNGGVVVSKVMLVIHGLISALLIYLSLKQMGKFAELGGAFGSGAMNTVFGREKGLDTEGKITVIVGVLFFVSSILTAFFISR, from the coding sequence ATGAAGAATGGAGGTGTAGTTGTGTCCAAAGTAATGTTGGTTATTCATGGATTAATAAGCGCTTTGCTTATATATCTTTCTTTAAAGCAAATGGGGAAATTTGCGGAACTTGGTGGAGCTTTTGGTTCAGGTGCCATGAATACAGTTTTTGGCAGAGAAAAAGGTCTTGATACTGAAGGAAAAATCACTGTGATTGTTGGTGTGTTATTTTTTGTATCTAGCATTTTAACCGCTTTCTTTATATCCAGATAG
- the tyrS gene encoding tyrosine--tRNA ligase: MEPSNQLEILKRNVVDFISEEELLERLKENRPLRIKLGVDPSRPDLHLGHAVVLKKLKEFQDLGHHVILIIGDFTGMIGDPTGRNITRPMLSEKEVRKNAETYAKQAFKILDESKTEVRFNNEWLGKMKFADVVRLAGKYTVARMLERDDFSKRLSEGQPISIAEFLYPLAQAYDSVAIKADVELGGTDQLFNLLVGRKVQEEYGLKPQIVMTMPIIEGTDGKLKMSKSYDNYIAFTDEPNDMYGKVMSIPDELIVKYMRLVTDIPEEEIVRYEKLIKESKVNPRDVKMRLAREIVKFFYNENAAKEAEENFIKVFRKKELPDEMPEIKFENGKYNIVDVLVAVKATQSRSEAKRVVNQGGVKFDGKKVESFKEDVTIENEHVLRVGKRKFYKLIAKN, from the coding sequence TTGGAACCTTCCAATCAGCTTGAGATTTTGAAAAGGAATGTAGTTGATTTTATATCTGAAGAAGAATTATTAGAACGTTTAAAAGAAAATAGACCTCTTAGAATAAAACTTGGTGTAGATCCCTCAAGACCGGATCTCCATTTAGGGCATGCTGTGGTTTTGAAAAAATTGAAAGAGTTTCAGGATTTAGGCCATCATGTTATTCTTATAATTGGAGATTTTACTGGTATGATTGGGGATCCTACAGGTAGGAATATTACAAGGCCTATGCTATCTGAGAAAGAAGTTAGAAAAAATGCCGAAACTTATGCAAAACAAGCTTTTAAAATATTAGATGAGAGTAAGACGGAAGTTAGATTTAACAATGAATGGCTTGGTAAAATGAAATTTGCGGATGTAGTGAGACTTGCTGGTAAATACACAGTTGCTAGAATGCTTGAAAGAGATGATTTTTCTAAAAGGTTATCAGAAGGTCAACCTATAAGTATAGCTGAATTTTTATACCCTCTTGCTCAAGCATATGATTCAGTGGCAATAAAGGCAGATGTGGAATTAGGTGGAACAGATCAATTGTTTAATTTGTTAGTTGGGAGAAAGGTACAGGAAGAGTACGGATTAAAACCTCAAATTGTAATGACAATGCCGATAATTGAAGGTACTGATGGGAAACTAAAAATGAGTAAGAGCTATGATAACTATATTGCATTTACAGATGAACCAAACGATATGTATGGAAAGGTAATGTCAATTCCTGATGAGCTTATAGTCAAGTATATGAGGTTGGTTACGGATATTCCTGAAGAAGAAATAGTACGATATGAAAAGTTGATAAAGGAGTCAAAGGTAAATCCAAGAGATGTCAAGATGAGGCTTGCAAGGGAAATTGTTAAGTTCTTTTACAATGAGAATGCCGCAAAGGAAGCTGAAGAGAATTTTATTAAGGTATTTAGAAAAAAAGAATTACCAGATGAAATGCCTGAAATAAAATTTGAAAATGGAAAATACAATATTGTAGATGTGCTTGTTGCAGTGAAGGCAACTCAAAGTAGAAGTGAAGCCAAAAGAGTAGTTAACCAAGGCGGAGTAAAGTTTGATGGAAAAAAAGTTGAAAGTTTTAAAGAAGATGTTACAATCGAAAATGAGCATGTTTTAAGGGTTGGAAAGAGAAAGTTCTATAAATTGATTGCAAAAAATTGA